In Dromaius novaehollandiae isolate bDroNov1 chromosome 3, bDroNov1.hap1, whole genome shotgun sequence, the following are encoded in one genomic region:
- the MKKS gene encoding molecular chaperone MKKS, whose product MSRVEAKKPSLCITEPLTKDVVHQSLSVLSGALKSCYGPAGRLKQLHNGMGGYVCTTSQSSAVLRCLPVSHPILKVLTASVQNHISRFSDCGLFTAILCCSLIENFKSINFLSCTVIKISKHLLNLCTDYLRSEACGCRVSVDFSNLDTLFCLVRSVLTSKPACMLSKTEVDHLTMLIVKAFLLTVPCHVETNAVLGKCIIVPVKGRRVVDSTVFPGLLLETPENQLAKPLSVKRTSSNVIKIALFCVSMSGDLFNPEEGSITVHHRISLEMSELDQLLNVGKQLVNDEIGLVVCQKVIHPSLKQYLKENHVVAVDRAGLSVMEPLSQMTGSKPIASIYSFSPSCYGSLKDVCTESFASKCFVHLIPNDTVVCNLMLCNRNETTWDELKRAYETAEHVLQLTLKEPLALLGGGCTETHLASYIRHKSYNLSTSSFKAIDCSQTQYQLVADAFCRSLESVACSLNHDDGDIFTDMVYGHCWLVPSGFSSVSSWSDLVLKCGCGINNNTQNLNWRVLQSQFSSPVLQSCPKEPSVKATDFLTLDCFAAKCSGLQVAVETASLILDLSCIIEDQN is encoded by the exons atgtcacGTGTTGAAGCTAAAAAGCCTTCATTATGTATTACTGAACCTTTAACTAAAGATGTAGTTCATCAGTCACTGTCTGTGCTAAGTGGTGCATTGAAATCTTGCTACGGCCCTGCTGGTAGGCTTAAACAGCTCCACAATGGTATGGGAGGCTATGTTTGTACAACTTCACAATCTTCAGCTGTACTCCGTTGTCTTCCTGTCAGTCATCCTATATTAAAGGTTTTGACAGCCTCTGTACAGAATCATATATCGCGCTTCAGTGACTGTGGCTTATTTACTGCCATTCTTTGCTGTAGCTTGattgaaaactttaaaagcataaACTTCTTGTCTTGTACTGTTATTAAAATAAGCAAACATCTTCTGAACTTATGTACTGACTACCTCAGATCTGAGGCCTGTGGTTGTCGAGTATCTGTGGATTTTAGCAATCTTGACACTCTTTTTTGTTTGGTGCGTAGCGTATTAACAAGCAAACCTGCTTGCATGCTTAGTAAAACAGAAGTCGATCATCTCACCATGCTGATTGTAAAGGCTTTTTTGCTCACTGTTCCATGTCATGTTGAAACTAATGCTGTTTTAGGAAAGTGTATAATAGTGCCTGTGAAAGGTAGAAGAGTTGTGGATTCTACGGTTTTTCCTGGACTACTGCTAGAAACACCAGAAAATCAATTGGCAAAACCACTATCTGTCAAAAGAACTTCTTCAAACGTTATCAAGATAGCACTTTTTTGTGTGTCTATGTCAGGAGACCTTTTCAAcccagaagaaggaagtataacAGTTCATCACAGAATTTCTCTAGAAATGTCAGAACTGGATCAGTTACTTAATGTAGGAAAGCAGCTGGTTAATGATGAGATTGGCCTTGTAGTGTGCCAGAAAGTTATCCATCCATCCTTGAAACAGTATCTGAAAGAGAATCATGTTGTTGCTGTAGACAGAGCTGGACTGTCTGTGATGGAGCCCCTGAGTCAAATGACAG GTTCAAAGCCGATAGCTTCCATATATTCTTTCTCTCCCAGTTGTTATGGCAGTTTGAAGGATGTGTGCACTGAGAGTTTTGCTTCAAAATGTTTTGTGCATCTAATTCCTAATGACACAGTTGTCTGCAACTTGATGCTCTGTAACAGAAATGAAACCACATGGGATGAATTGAAG CGTGCCTATGAAACTGCAGAGCATGTGCTACAGTTAACACTCAAGGAACCCTTGGCACTGTTAGGAGGTGGCTGTACAGAAACTCACTTGGCTTCCTACATAAGACACAAG agtTATAATCTGTCGACTAGCAGTTTTAAAGCTATAGATTGTTCTCAGACGCAATACCAATTGGTTGCCGATGCCTTTTGCCGCTCACTGGAGTCTGTAGCTTGCTCTCTGAACCATGATGATGGAGACATTTTTACAGACATGGTTTATGGACACTGTTGGCTTGTTCCATCaggtttttcttctgtctctaGCTGGTcagatttagttttaaaatgtggCTGCGGGATTAACAATAACACTCAGAATCTCAATTGGAGGGTTTTGCAAAGCCAGTTTAGCTCTCCTGTTCTACAGAGCTGCCCTAAAGAGCCTTCAGTAAAAGCTACTGACTTTCTGACACTGGACTGTTTTGCTGCAAAATGTAGTGGCTTACAAGTAGCTGTGGAGACAGCCAGTCTGATTTTAGATCTTTCATGCATAATTGAAGATCAAAATTAG